The following are encoded together in the Juglans microcarpa x Juglans regia isolate MS1-56 chromosome 2D, Jm3101_v1.0, whole genome shotgun sequence genome:
- the LOC121249779 gene encoding mini zinc finger protein 2-like — MRKRQVVLRRQEPSEGSTTSSVTVRTVRYAECQKNQAASIGGYAVDGCREFMASGEEGTAAALTCAACGCHRSDHRREVEADVGYERA; from the coding sequence ATGAGGAAGCGGCAGGTGGTCCTGAGAAGACAAGAACCATCCGAAGGTTCCACAACTTCATCTGTTACCGTTCGGACAGTGAGATATGCGGAGTGCCAAAAGAATCAAGCAGCTAGCATCGGAGGTTATGCGGTTGATGGCTGCAGGGAGTTCATGGCCAGCGGGGAGGAAGGGACAGCAGCAGCACTTACTTGTGCTGCCTGCGGCTGCCACAGGAGCGACCACAGAAGGGAAGTGGAGGCTGATGTAGGGTACGAGCGTGCTTGA